From Streptomyces yatensis, one genomic window encodes:
- a CDS encoding SPW_0924 family protein, translating into MRALAAAAIGLAAALAIVLTMTAIGAPSGKTSPEPLLTTVPKHP; encoded by the coding sequence ATGCGCGCCCTCGCCGCCGCCGCGATCGGACTCGCCGCCGCCCTCGCCATCGTCCTCACGATGACGGCCATCGGCGCGCCCAGCGGTAAGACCTCCCCGGAACCCCTGCTCACCACCGTCCCCAAGCACCCCTGA
- a CDS encoding DUF3068 domain-containing protein, which translates to MRRRASLVLLAFAVFFAALAPLLRWYAYPRLAKIPPSEYQTAVLEASPATLLDYGTMRPRKVSKVSIVQTLRGNVPAAEKTGKATGRDVVVWDALSYVAGPDGKMVSKIPERYVFDAHSQDPVHAGGEHVDGDAVRRDGIEFKWPFLTEKRDYRYFDAQTRTSAPIHYKATQTFRGLKVYYFEQTIPWTKVALPKTMPVEGVTPETVRKAGTSRWYSTKRMFWVEPTTGAPVNGQEIHKEELRGGTLLGDRDRVTVFSGHVKMREDYIRHTVDMVKSQRQLVLLLTAYLPWGFLILGLALLALALLLEARGRAAGPPSAAAAPTPLSVAGHSV; encoded by the coding sequence ATGCGCCGCAGAGCAAGCCTGGTGCTGCTGGCCTTCGCCGTCTTCTTCGCCGCCCTCGCGCCGCTGCTGCGCTGGTACGCCTATCCCCGGCTGGCCAAGATCCCGCCCAGCGAGTACCAGACGGCGGTCCTGGAGGCCAGTCCGGCCACCCTGCTCGACTACGGCACCATGCGGCCCCGCAAGGTCTCCAAGGTCAGCATCGTGCAGACCCTGCGCGGCAATGTGCCCGCCGCCGAGAAGACCGGGAAGGCGACCGGGCGCGATGTCGTCGTCTGGGACGCCCTGTCCTATGTGGCCGGGCCCGACGGCAAGATGGTCTCCAAGATCCCCGAGCGCTATGTCTTCGACGCCCACTCCCAGGACCCGGTGCACGCGGGCGGGGAACATGTCGACGGGGACGCGGTGCGCCGCGACGGCATCGAGTTCAAATGGCCGTTCCTCACCGAGAAGCGCGACTACCGCTACTTCGACGCCCAGACCCGCACCTCCGCCCCCATCCACTACAAGGCCACCCAGACCTTCCGCGGCCTGAAGGTCTACTACTTCGAACAGACCATCCCCTGGACCAAGGTGGCGCTGCCCAAGACCATGCCGGTCGAGGGCGTCACCCCCGAGACCGTCCGCAAGGCCGGCACCTCCCGCTGGTACAGCACCAAGCGGATGTTCTGGGTCGAGCCCACCACCGGCGCCCCGGTCAACGGGCAGGAGATCCACAAGGAGGAGCTGCGCGGCGGCACCCTGCTGGGCGACCGCGACCGGGTGACCGTCTTCTCCGGCCATGTGAAGATGCGCGAGGACTACATCCGGCACACGGTCGACATGGTGAAGTCCCAGCGCCAGCTGGTCCTGCTGCTCACGGCCTATCTGCCGTGGGGCTTCCTGATCCTCGGCCTGGCCCTGCTCGCGCTCGCCCTGCTGCTGGAGGCCCGCGGGCGCGCGGCCGGCCCGCCGTCGGCCGCGGCGGCGCCGACCCCGTTGTCGGTGGCGGGCCATAGCGTATGA
- a CDS encoding lytic murein transglycosylase gives MAPLIGRRLRKGAATTAVAAAAMAALTASQAPGFADSDQGDRHREQRAGEAPAPDDTPIDGGSSYHTDLPPLVTPDKPGSSIDLPGLPGSGNTKPEAGIPASVLDAYKKAEAALRESNPGCNLPWQLLAAIGKVESGQARGGNVKADGTTVSPILGPVLNGDGFALIKDTDGGAYDGDSTHDRAVGPMQFIPSTWANWGRDGNGDGERDPNNIYDAALAAGNYLCADGRDLSVKADLDRAILGYNHSQEYLNTVLSWFEYYKRGTHEVPDGTGVLPSGDGSGGSGDKGKDSGKDSGNGGGNGKDTGKDPEHPRTLPKPEDKPDTSTPTPPAGENGGTPGTPGTGTPTPKPPTTPPSTPSGTSKLTTVGAKELSAVAGTDFAQSPRVKAVDAVGKPVAGARVRYEILGETDTRFLGLVKSATMLTGTDGTATAPKLLAGEKAGTFTVRATAVGREAAPVEFAATVKARPVPQADALARSGDKELTARTGASFADALTVTATSKGKATADVPVTATMITSAKDPDLNDKGPYFLDDKGKPVRTLTALKTDALGQLTLPKILTDDHAGTFLLRLTAKGGAVLDIELTVTQAQTQAPASPAS, from the coding sequence ATGGCACCGCTAATCGGCCGACGACTGCGCAAGGGGGCCGCCACGACGGCGGTGGCGGCGGCCGCGATGGCCGCCCTCACCGCCTCCCAGGCACCCGGGTTCGCCGACTCCGACCAGGGCGACCGGCACCGGGAGCAGCGGGCGGGGGAGGCACCGGCGCCCGACGACACCCCCATTGACGGTGGTTCGTCGTACCACACCGATCTGCCACCGCTGGTCACTCCCGACAAGCCGGGCTCCTCGATCGATCTGCCCGGGCTCCCCGGGAGTGGCAACACCAAGCCCGAGGCGGGCATACCGGCGAGCGTGCTGGACGCCTACAAGAAGGCGGAAGCGGCCCTGAGGGAGTCAAACCCCGGCTGCAACCTGCCCTGGCAGCTGCTCGCCGCGATCGGCAAGGTCGAGTCCGGCCAGGCCCGCGGCGGCAATGTGAAGGCCGACGGCACCACCGTCTCACCCATCCTCGGCCCGGTCCTCAACGGCGACGGCTTCGCCCTGATCAAGGACACCGACGGCGGTGCCTACGACGGCGACAGCACCCATGACCGCGCGGTCGGCCCCATGCAGTTCATCCCCTCCACCTGGGCCAACTGGGGGCGGGACGGCAATGGTGACGGCGAGAGGGACCCCAACAACATCTATGACGCCGCCCTCGCCGCGGGCAACTACCTCTGTGCGGACGGCCGCGATCTGTCCGTCAAGGCCGATCTGGACCGCGCGATCCTCGGCTACAACCACTCGCAGGAGTATCTGAACACCGTCCTGTCGTGGTTCGAGTACTACAAGCGCGGCACCCACGAGGTCCCCGACGGCACCGGTGTGCTGCCCTCCGGGGACGGCTCCGGCGGCTCGGGCGACAAGGGCAAGGACTCGGGCAAGGACTCGGGCAACGGCGGCGGAAACGGCAAGGACACCGGGAAGGACCCGGAGCACCCCCGTACCCTGCCCAAGCCCGAAGACAAGCCCGACACCTCCACCCCGACCCCTCCGGCCGGCGAGAACGGTGGAACTCCCGGGACCCCCGGCACCGGGACCCCGACCCCCAAGCCCCCGACCACTCCGCCGTCCACCCCGAGCGGCACCAGCAAGCTCACCACGGTCGGCGCGAAGGAGCTGTCCGCCGTCGCGGGCACCGATTTCGCCCAGTCGCCACGCGTCAAGGCCGTGGACGCCGTGGGCAAGCCGGTGGCCGGTGCGCGGGTGAGGTACGAGATCCTCGGCGAGACCGACACGCGCTTCCTCGGCCTCGTCAAGTCCGCCACCATGCTGACCGGCACCGACGGCACCGCCACCGCGCCGAAGCTGCTCGCGGGCGAGAAGGCCGGCACCTTCACCGTGCGCGCCACCGCCGTGGGGCGGGAGGCCGCCCCGGTCGAGTTCGCGGCGACCGTCAAGGCCCGTCCCGTACCGCAGGCCGATGCGCTGGCCCGCTCCGGCGACAAGGAGCTCACGGCCCGGACCGGCGCCTCCTTCGCCGACGCGCTCACCGTCACGGCCACCAGCAAGGGCAAGGCCACGGCGGATGTGCCGGTGACCGCCACCATGATCACCTCGGCGAAGGACCCCGACCTCAACGACAAGGGGCCCTACTTCCTGGACGACAAGGGCAAGCCGGTGCGCACCCTGACCGCCCTGAAGACCGACGCCCTCGGGCAGCTCACCCTGCCGAAGATCCTCACCGATGACCACGCGGGCACCTTCCTGCTCCGCCTCACCGCCAAGGGCGGCGCCGTCCTGGACATCGAGCTGACGGTCACCCAGGCCCAGACCCAGGCCCCCGCCTCACCCGCCTCGTAA
- the polA gene encoding DNA polymerase I — MAEKASKKTAAPAPDRTGEDRPRLLLLDGHSLAYRAFFALPAENFSTTTGQTTNAIYGFTSMLANTLRDEQPTHLAVAFDVSRKTWRSEQFTEYKANRSKSPDEFKGQVELIGELLDAMNITRFAVDGFEADDVIATLATQAEEQGFDVLIVTGDRDSFQLVTDHVTVLYPTKGVSELTRFTPGKVQEKYGLTPAQYPDFAALRGDPSDNLPGIPGVGEKTAAKWINQFGSFKELVERVDEVKGKVGEKLRDHLESVKLNRQLTELVRDVELAAGPEGLGRAPYDREALSVILDALEFRHQNFRDRIMAVDPGAAADEPAAAEPGIAVDGVVLGAGELAPWLESHRDAPLGLATVDTWALGSGSVSEIALATGSGPAAFFDPSQLDEADERAFAEWIADPDRPKVLHNAKGIMRVFAEHGWSVAGVTMDTALAAYLVKPGRRSFELDALSVEYLGRELSPAVAADSGQLAFGADDEAERDALMIKARTILDLGEAFGGRLKDVGAAGLLHDMELPVSELLARMERSGIAADRGWLERMEQQFAAAVQHAVQEAHAAVGHEFNLGSPKQLQEVLFGELGLPKTKKTKTGYTTDADALAWLAAQTDHELPVIMLRHREQARLRSTVEGLIKTIAPGGRIHTSFNQTVAATGRLSSTDPNLQNIPVRTDEGRAIRRGFVVGDGFESLMTADYSQIELRVMAHLSEDEGLIEAFTSGEDLHTTVASQVFSVDKSAVDPEMRRKIKAMSYGLAYGLSAFGLSQQLGITPDEARKLMENFFERFGGVRDYLQRVVEEARATGYTETMLGRRRYLPDLTSDNRQRREMAERMALNAPIQGTAADIVKIAMLKVDAALTREKLSSRMLLQVHDEIVLEIASGERERVEELVRREMTGAFGLSAPLDVSVGSGSDWESAAH, encoded by the coding sequence GTGGCAGAGAAAGCATCGAAGAAGACCGCAGCGCCCGCGCCCGACCGCACGGGGGAGGACCGTCCCCGCCTGCTCCTGCTGGACGGGCATTCCCTGGCATACCGGGCGTTCTTCGCGCTGCCGGCGGAGAACTTCAGCACGACCACCGGCCAGACCACCAACGCGATCTACGGCTTCACCTCGATGCTGGCGAACACGCTCCGTGATGAGCAGCCCACGCACCTCGCCGTGGCGTTCGACGTCTCGCGCAAGACCTGGCGCTCCGAACAGTTCACGGAGTACAAGGCGAACCGCTCCAAGTCCCCCGACGAGTTCAAGGGCCAGGTCGAGCTGATCGGCGAGTTGCTCGACGCCATGAACATCACGCGGTTCGCGGTGGACGGCTTCGAGGCCGACGACGTGATCGCCACCCTCGCCACCCAGGCCGAGGAGCAGGGCTTCGACGTGCTGATCGTCACCGGCGACCGGGATTCGTTCCAGCTGGTCACCGACCATGTCACGGTGCTCTACCCCACCAAGGGCGTCTCCGAGCTGACCCGGTTCACCCCCGGGAAGGTGCAGGAGAAGTACGGCCTCACCCCGGCCCAGTACCCCGACTTCGCGGCCCTGCGCGGCGACCCGTCGGACAACCTCCCCGGTATCCCGGGCGTCGGCGAGAAGACCGCGGCGAAGTGGATCAATCAGTTCGGCTCGTTCAAGGAGCTGGTGGAGCGGGTCGACGAGGTCAAGGGGAAGGTCGGCGAGAAGCTCCGCGACCACCTGGAGTCCGTCAAGCTCAACCGCCAGCTGACCGAGCTGGTGCGGGACGTGGAGCTGGCCGCCGGCCCCGAGGGGCTGGGGCGCGCTCCGTACGACCGGGAGGCGCTCTCGGTGATCCTGGACGCGCTGGAGTTCCGCCACCAGAACTTCCGCGACCGGATCATGGCCGTCGACCCGGGCGCGGCGGCGGACGAGCCCGCGGCCGCGGAGCCGGGTATCGCGGTGGACGGCGTGGTGCTGGGCGCGGGCGAGCTCGCCCCCTGGCTGGAGAGCCACCGCGACGCTCCGCTGGGCCTGGCCACGGTCGACACCTGGGCGCTGGGCAGCGGCAGCGTCAGCGAGATCGCGCTGGCCACCGGATCCGGCCCCGCCGCGTTCTTCGACCCCTCGCAGCTGGACGAGGCCGATGAGCGGGCGTTCGCCGAGTGGATCGCCGACCCCGACCGCCCCAAGGTGCTGCACAACGCCAAGGGGATCATGCGGGTCTTCGCCGAGCACGGCTGGTCCGTCGCGGGCGTCACCATGGACACCGCGCTGGCGGCCTATCTGGTCAAGCCCGGCCGCCGCTCCTTCGAGCTGGACGCCCTGTCGGTGGAGTACCTGGGCCGTGAGCTCTCCCCGGCGGTCGCCGCGGACAGCGGACAGCTGGCCTTCGGTGCCGATGACGAGGCCGAGCGGGACGCCCTGATGATCAAGGCGCGGACCATTCTGGACCTGGGCGAGGCGTTCGGCGGCCGGCTGAAGGACGTGGGCGCCGCCGGGCTGCTGCACGACATGGAGCTGCCCGTCTCCGAGCTGCTGGCCCGGATGGAGCGCTCGGGCATCGCCGCCGACCGCGGCTGGCTGGAGCGCATGGAGCAGCAGTTCGCGGCCGCCGTGCAGCACGCCGTGCAGGAGGCGCACGCCGCGGTGGGCCATGAGTTCAACCTGGGCTCGCCCAAGCAGCTCCAGGAGGTGCTCTTCGGCGAGCTGGGCCTGCCCAAGACCAAGAAGACCAAGACCGGGTACACCACGGACGCCGACGCGCTGGCGTGGCTGGCCGCGCAGACCGACCACGAGCTCCCGGTGATCATGCTGCGCCACCGGGAGCAGGCGCGGCTGCGCTCCACCGTCGAGGGCCTGATCAAGACCATCGCCCCCGGCGGCCGCATCCACACCAGCTTCAACCAGACGGTGGCGGCCACCGGCCGGCTCTCCTCCACCGACCCCAATCTGCAGAACATCCCGGTGCGCACGGACGAGGGCCGGGCGATCCGGCGCGGCTTCGTCGTCGGCGACGGCTTCGAGTCGCTGATGACCGCCGACTACAGCCAGATCGAGCTGCGCGTGATGGCCCATCTCTCCGAGGACGAGGGCCTGATCGAGGCGTTCACCTCCGGTGAGGACCTGCACACCACGGTCGCCTCCCAGGTCTTCTCCGTCGACAAGTCGGCGGTCGACCCGGAGATGCGCCGCAAGATCAAGGCCATGTCCTACGGGCTGGCGTACGGCCTTTCGGCGTTCGGCCTCTCCCAGCAGCTGGGCATCACCCCCGATGAGGCCCGCAAGCTGATGGAGAACTTCTTCGAGCGGTTCGGCGGGGTGCGCGACTATCTGCAGCGGGTCGTCGAGGAGGCGCGCGCCACCGGCTATACGGAGACCATGCTCGGCCGCCGCCGCTATCTCCCGGACCTCACCAGCGACAACCGCCAGCGCCGCGAGATGGCCGAGCGGATGGCGCTCAACGCCCCGATCCAGGGCACCGCCGCCGATATCGTGAAGATCGCGATGCTCAAGGTGGACGCGGCGTTGACGCGGGAGAAACTCTCGTCGCGGATGCTGTTGCAGGTCCACGACGAAATCGTGCTGGAGATCGCGTCCGGTGAGCGGGAGCGGGTCGAGGAGCTGGTCCGCCGGGAGATGACGGGCGCCTTCGGTCTGAGCGCTCCGCTGGACGTATCGGTAGGATCCGGGTCGGACTGGGAATCGGCGGCTCACTGA